One part of the Hydra vulgaris chromosome 01, alternate assembly HydraT2T_AEP genome encodes these proteins:
- the LOC136073984 gene encoding uncharacterized protein LOC136073984 encodes MSKNNTSSPIEYAAPISDLMNLTKKRLDKRKTIDEQNPADHNDSERSSSFSSGQTDIEVDAQSIEEAAKTTYEYYSIEEETSKWICNQCNSNRPKKYSCKTSKSILDYHLEHDHKIITPKKKRTMSGLSKEVSDKIDRALLIFIIACCLPFMLVESSAFKEFVLCLNPKYKVPCRKKLRSLLTDLYREKVELLKSKLLSIKVLSITTDGWTSCQNYSYISATAHFISDKTNFISFCLGFAYLNGRHDADNLKEALLKIVEKFKVDDKIMSIVSDNASNVRNCLNSLKVCLNIQPIRCMGHVLQLVVKNVIDLVEEGEKDTSSKFFFIARTLTKCRKIVTSFNHSSQLNDLLEESQTRQGVEKNHILHLIQDVKTRWHSTFLMAERMLKLHSYVKDIFNSKQQYKDMRKYLLDEDEMVNLKETVNALLSFNQVSVLLSGDRYATCSLIIPSIKYLEKQLSKNKSETPPLIVILKSHLLESLQTYKDSYELENNSFLLCATFLDPNYKSFQFFEKYEKKKYLKIVKEFLSDFYLSKRLSFENEEDDSGSDSDKNVTLDLKKEISEYIRLSVHEQNVLEFWHQNQYVFPILYCISTMILCTPATSAPSERLFSDALNNLYAKRNRMTAECFQMLMFLYENLEFFNLV; translated from the exons aTGTCGAAAAATAATACGTCTTCTCCAATTGAATATGCTGCTCCAATATCTGATTTGATGAATCTGACGAAGAAAAGATTGGATAAAAGAAAGACTATAGATGAACAAAACCCTGCAGATCATAACGATAGCGAAAGAAGTTCAAGTTTTTCATCCGGTCAAACAGATATTGAAGTTGATGCTCAGTCCATTGAAGAAGCAGCTAAAACTACATACGAATATTACTCAATCGAGGAGGAAACATCAAAATGGATATGCAATCAATGTAATAGTAACAGACCTAAAAAGTACTCTTGTAAAACATCAAAGAGTATATTAGATTACCATCTTGAACATGATCACAAAATAattacgccgaaaaaaaaaCGAACTATGAGTGGCTTGTCAAAAGAAGTTAGCGATAAGATTGATAGAgctcttttaattttcattattgcCTGTTGTCTTCCATTTATGTTGGTAGAAAGTAGTGcatttaaagaatttgttttgtGTTTAAATCCAAAGTATAAAGTGCCTTGCCGAAAAAAGTTAAGATCTCTTTTAACTGATTTATATCGAGAAAAAGTTGAacttttgaaatcaaaattattatcaattaaagttttatctattACTACTGACGGATGGACGTCCTGTCAAAACTATAGTTATATATCTGCAACTGCACATTTCATTTCTGACAAAACAAATTTCATCAGTTTTTGTTTGGGCTTTGCATACCTTAATGGCCGCCATGATgcagataatttaaaagaggCTTTGCTAAAAATCGTAGAAAAGTTTAAAGTAGATGATAAAATAATGAGTATAGTATCAGACAACGCCAGTAACGTACGCAACtgtctaaattctttaaaagtttgtttaaacatTCAACCAATAAGATGCATGGGACATGTTTTGCAATTAGTTGTTAAAAATGTCATAGATTTAGTTGAAGAAGGTGAAAAAGATACTTCGtctaaattctttttcattGCAAGAACATTAACTAAGTGCAGGAAAATTGTTACATCTTTCAATCATTCTTCTCAACTTAATGATTTATTAGAGGAAAGTCAAACACGACAAGGTGTCGAAAAAAATCACATACTTCATTTGATTCAAGATGTGAAAACTCGTTGGCACTCTACGTTTCTCATGGCAGAGCGAATGCTTAAGCTTCACTCCTACGTAAAAGATATCTTTAATTCGAAACAACAATACAAAGATATGAGAAAATATTTACTCGATGAAGATGAAATGGTTAACTTAAAAGAAACGGTAAATGCTTTATTAAGCTTTAATCAAGTAAGTGTTTTACTATCTGGCGATAGGTATGCAACGTGTTCTTTAATTATTCCAAGTATAAAGTACCTTGAGAAGCAGCTGAGTAAGAATAAAAGTGAGACTCCTCCTTTAATTGTAATATTGAAATCACATTTGTTAGAATCTTTACAAACTTACAAAGATTCATATGAATTAGAGAATAATTCCTTTTTATTGTGTGCCACTTTTTTGGatccaaattataaaagttttcaattctttgaaaagtacgaaaaaaagaaatatttaaaaattgtgaaagaATTTTTGTCAGATTTTTATCTCTCAAAAAGA ttgtcATTTGAGAATGAAGAAGATGATTCCGGAAGTGATAGTGACAAAAATGTAaccttagatttaaaaaaagaaatcagtgaATATATAAGATTGTCAGTGCACgaacaaaatgttttagagTTTTGGCATCAAAATCAATATGTTTTTCCAATATTGTATTGCATTTCAACGATGATTTTATGTACACCTGCTACCAGTGCACCAAGTGAGCGCCTTTTTTCTGATGCATTAAACAATTTGTATGCTAAGCGAAACAGGATGACGGCTGAATGTTTTCAaatgttgatgtttttgtacgaaaatttggaattttttaatttggtttaa